From Malus sylvestris chromosome 1, drMalSylv7.2, whole genome shotgun sequence:
CTTATGCCAAAAATTTATGATCTAAAAGTTTGAATAAAATTTGGTCAACTCTTGCATGGTTAGCTtcctaaaataaaaaagggcaGTCTTGGTCCAATGAAAATACAAAGTTTTCGAATGGAAAATGTTGTGATCAGCAAAACAAATCTAAAAAGAGAAACCAAATGCTAATTAAAAATCTAGGATTGCCATCCTCATCAAATTTTCTCAATTTGCCAATAAAAAAGTAGCCGTTGGAAAAAACTTTCCAAAGCTATACAAATTTCTTTCAATACAAATAGCGTGCATATATCTTGGCCTTTTAAAAAATTAACTCACAACAAATATTTTCTAAGATTTTCTTCTTCTGAAGGATTGAAAAAAGAATCTATTAGGGTGAGATTTCGATCCTCCTCTAGATTTTGATTCATGATTTCTGGTCGTTGTGCAGCTTGCAAGTATCTGAGAAGAAGATGTCCTTCCGATTGCATTTTCTCTCCATATTTTCCTCCAAATAATCCTCAAAGATTTGCTTCTGTTCATAGGATCTATGGTGCCAGCAACGTTGCCAAAATGCTCCAGGTACATAATCCTACTACTCTAGAAACATAATCAattcatacatacatacatgatAGATTTCTTTATTTATTGTTGTTATAAGGGATTCAAGCGCGTGGCAacataatttatgaacttaagAGAAATTTATCTTATATTAGTGAGGTGATTAACTTTAATTTTTCCTCTTATGATTCCTCAGCAACTACCAGGCCATCTGAGAGCTGAAGCAGCAGATACTTTGTGCTATGAAGCCGAATGTAGAATACAAGACTCAGTGTACGGTTGTGTTAAGACTATTTCCCAATTGCATCAAGAAATTCACAACGCAGAATGTCAATTAGCGAAAACACGAGCTGAGATTGCCTTCATCAACTCTGGCGGCGGAGGAGGAGGGCAAGAACATCAAGTGCATCAAACGCCAGAAGTTCAGTCCGACTTAAGTTTCTTTCCGGACCAAACCGAAGTTGAGGCAACCCTATTTGGCTCTTCCTCCAAAGCTCCTTGGTTTATTTGATTCTTTATTGtatgcaaaagaaaataaaggttACCAAAATATTGATATTCATTTCATTTGTTGATTCAATCCAATGCAAATTAGCTACAAATTGCATTGTATCGTTTTCCATTTTGTGTACCGGATGTTGTAAGATTAGTTCGGATTCATGAATAACCAAATACACTGCCTCGAAATATTACCTATTTTTTTACAAGACGATACTCCAATTACTCTAATTTAGATGACGGGAGATACAAAATTGGTTGAATGGGGGACATACACATTACTCCGAAGCAACATTATGTGTATGATTTTAAAATTGGCTACTGATAAAAGATTTGAACCTCAATCATGAGGTAGACACACAAAGACTAAAATCATAATTGGTTAATGTACTATCACTTGTTACAATTCGACTTTGTAGTTTATTaattgttacaatttaattaGCACGCAAGATACTTCAATTTATCCCCACGTATACTACTCGTGACAATTTAAATTTCACGAGTTAAATCACGACAATTGAAATTACATGAAAAATTGTACAACTCCACGGACCAAAATCATGCTTAGgatcaaattgaaattttaatcaACTGAAGCCCAGAGGCCCGAACGTGAAAAAATAAGagcccaaaaaaagaaaagggttaAATATCCAGTTTGCCCCTgatattgattttatttttctatagtCCCTCCATCCAATCCAAGACCGTGCCTCCATGTCCATGTCATCAGAAAGGGCCAAGTTTACAAATAACAAAAAGTACAGGGCCCTTTTCTACAAATATCCAAAAACGTCGTTCTCTTTTTCCTCTACTATTTATTTATTCCACTCACGTGGGAATTCGTTAAGGTCAAATCGAAGAAAGTATCACCTACCTCCTTCACATCCATCGCTCGCTCGCTCGCTCGCTAGGGTTCCAGTCTGAAGCTCCGTTGCTTCCAAAGAGAAGGTACGAAACTCTCTGAAACCTGAAGCTTCATTCGAATAATCTCAATTTTCCGTTTGGTTTCCGAGAAAGTTTGAAAAGAAACCAAATTCTTTCGTGATCTGGTTATGTGATGCGTTTCTAGCTCAATTTGGTATCTTTCGTGCCGTTTCTCGGAAAATAAATGGAGATCTGATATGTAGGCTTTCTGTAGTGGTAGATCTGACTGTTGGTGTTTGTTTCTGATTTCTTTGcttaatttatttgaaaaaattgtgattttttttgttattaatttggATTTGTGTGTTCTTACATTCTTTTCTTTGGTTAAATTTGAGACCGAGATATTGTTTTAGTGTTATTCTTAGCtggatttaatttttcttgagcTAAATTAGGTTATGCACACCTGAAGTTACACCGTGAATTTGTTTGTAggcattgggtttttttttttttgttttttgttttgtttctgtaTTTATGATATTTCTTGTGATTCGGAACTTGGTTAATGTAATTGTGAATTAGCGGTTCTGGTATAAGAAAAGACCCGTGCTTTGTGAACATAACATGGTTATTATATCTTTCATTTAAACACCGTGTTCTTTTTTGCAATTGAAAGAATGTTTGGCGTCGGGTGGTGTTCTCTGAAATTATGTGGCCTTTGTTTATCTAATAATTTAGTGTTGGGTTTTCTTGTTGTTTGTTATCATATGCATACTCTATGATAGACTGGTCTTTTGCTGCTCACGTGCAATATGAAGTGTGAAAGATTACTTTCATAATTGCTGACAGATTATTCCCATTTATGCCAGGAAATGAGGCCGATTTTTTGCGGGAATTTTGAATATGATGCTCGACAGAATGAATTGGAGCGGCTGTTTGGTAGATATGGGAAAGTTGATAGGGTCGATATGAAGTCTGGTGAGTACACTTTTTAGTTCTCTTCGTCTCTGTACTGTGCTTATTTCACTTGTGGTACCAACATTTAACCCTCTCCCACAAATGATGCATCTGTTCTCCTCAAAAATACTCAAAGCATCCTCTAC
This genomic window contains:
- the LOC126615149 gene encoding LOB domain-containing protein 24-like, with translation MISGRCAACKYLRRRCPSDCIFSPYFPPNNPQRFASVHRIYGASNVAKMLQQLPGHLRAEAADTLCYEAECRIQDSVYGCVKTISQLHQEIHNAECQLAKTRAEIAFINSGGGGGGQEHQVHQTPEVQSDLSFFPDQTEVEATLFGSSSKAPWFI